GAGCAGCTGCTTGCAGTAATTTTTTGCGCTTAAAATCAATATAAGCTTTTACTAAAATATTATTTTTGTAATCTTCATGTGAAATTTGAGGTAATAGGCCTATGGCTGACTCAAAAGATTCAAGCACACGTTGCTCGTCTTGGCTTTCTAAATTAACAGCGGACTTACTAAGCTGCATCATGAAAAATAGTTGTTCTAATGTTAATTCTTCTAGATAAGATATATGCCATAAGCGTGCAGTATAATCCCCTGATCCAGTAAGAGCATACTTGCCATTAGGGCTAAATGCTACTGAAGGTACTCTGTTTGTATGGCCTTTAAGCTCTTGAGACTCGAGTGTATTTACATTCCATAAGCGTGCAGTATAATCATCTGATCCAGTAAGAGCATATTTGCCATCAGGGCTAAATGCTACTGAAGTTACTCTGTTCGTATGGCCTCTAAGCTCTTGAGAATGGAGTGTATTTAGATTCCATAAGCGTGCAGTCCCATCCTCTGCTCCAGCAAGAGCATGCTTGCCATCAGGGCTAAATGCTACTGAAGTCACCCAGTCTGTATGGCCTCTAAGCTCTTGAGACTCGAGTGTATTTACATTCCATAAGCGTGCAGTATTATCCCATGATCCAGTAAGAGCATATTGGCCATCAGAGCTAAATGTTACTGAACTCACGATGCCTGTATGGCCTCTAAGCTCTTGAGATTCGAGTGTATTTACATTCCATAAGCGTGCAGTATTATCATCTGATCCAGTAAGAGCACATTTGCCATCAGGGCTAAATGCTACTGAAGTCACCCAGTCTGTATGGCCTCTAAGCTCTTGAGCCTCCAGTGTACTTACACTCCATAAGCGTGCAGTATCATCCCATGATCCAGTAAGAGCATACTTGCCATCAGGGCTAAATGCTACTGAGCTTACATCGCTTGTATGGCCTATAAGCTCTTGAGACTCGAGTGTATTTACATTCCATAAGCGTACAGTATGATCTCTTGATCCAGTAAGAGCATATTTGCCATCAGGGCTAAATGCTATTGAGGTTACAGTGCCTGTATGGCCTATAAGCTCTTGAGACTCGAGTGTATTTACATTCCATAAGCGTGCGGTGTTATCGTATGATCCAGTAAGAGCATAGTTGTCATCAGGGCTAAATGCTACTGAAGTCACCCAGGATGTATGACCTTTAAGCTGTTTAGGTGTTAAAGTGAGCATTTGTGTAAGTAATGCTTTATTTTTAG
Above is a window of Candidatus Dependentiae bacterium DNA encoding:
- a CDS encoding WD40 repeat domain-containing protein, with the translated sequence MFTNRIRPLFFAVYICANSLLSACLKDLATDKSIEALLSQTLQQQAATLNTLPVGLRDILKNALITKNKALLTQMLTLTPKQLKGHTSWVTSVAFSPDDNYALTGSYDNTARLWNVNTLESQELIGHTGTVTSIAFSPDGKYALTGSRDHTVRLWNVNTLESQELIGHTSDVSSVAFSPDGKYALTGSWDDTARLWSVSTLEAQELRGHTDWVTSVAFSPDGKCALTGSDDNTARLWNVNTLESQELRGHTGIVSSVTFSSDGQYALTGSWDNTARLWNVNTLESQELRGHTDWVTSVAFSPDGKHALAGAEDGTARLWNLNTLHSQELRGHTNRVTSVAFSPDGKYALTGSDDYTARLWNVNTLESQELKGHTNRVPSVAFSPNGKYALTGSGDYTARLWHISYLEELTLEQLFFMMQLSKSAVNLESQDEQRVLESFESAIGLLPQISHEDYKNNILVKAYIDFKRKKLLQAAA